TAAAGAGTTTTCATTAAACCATATTTGCTCAATGGAGTGTGACCATATGccatgcatacacacataaagttattcagtcattcattcagcaaatatagGCATCGAGAATAATGTTTTGAGATATGAAGTGATGGtttttcttcctgtatttttcccttttcttcccaacATTCAAACAGGTAGCAGGTTCTGGGTTTCCTTGTCTAGGAGAGGTTTATAGCCAGGTGGCTTCCTGGATTTTGTTCTCCCAAACACCCAAATTCTGGGAGCACAGATTGGCAGGGCAACTGACTAGTTATATAGTCCAGAAGGACAAGGAAAAACTGGGTTTCCACCCTCTTCCAGACTAGATCGGGAGTCCCAGCAGAcgaaaggagaaggaggagaggagaagagggtATGAGAGAGCAAGGACCTACACAGGGTTTCCCAGACATGCTGCTGAGAGGAATGGTGGTGGATGCATCTATATCACACCCCAGGGATGGCAGGAGGCAGTAAAGAGTCACCAAACCGCAATGGCATATCACAGGAACACTGTGGCAACAACCGAGCAAAGATCCGATGGGATTTCTGCACCCCCCCACGCATGCCCCATCCTGAATGACCCACGCCCTGTGCAACTCGGACCCTGGCCTGGAATTACAGTACATCCTGAAGAAGCAAGCAGCCACGAGGAAACCCGACAACTGACGCTATATTTTCTTAGCACCAGCAGGTTTctagaaaacaattctatttcttACACCCTTAATTTTATGGACTGCTGTTCATTCATACCTGCCACACAAAGCCTGAGAGCCTACTAGGGACAGGCATCCTGCTAGGCTAAGTTGGGGGTGCGGCGGGTGGGGAACAGAAAAGTCAATCAAACCATGGTTAGCCAAGGCGTTTATAGTCTGGAAAGAGCAAATATGCATAATCGTAGCCACCATTTGTTACACGCCACCTGTGTGCCAGTGTGCATGCCTCATGCTCTACTCTTTGTGAATGGCTCTCATTTAATTGAGACACCCCCCTCTTCCCTCTGGGCACCCTCTTCCTTACAATGGGCTTTTTTTTGAGATCCTTACAATGGCTCTCATTTAATTGAGacacccccttctcccctctgggCACCTTCTTCCTTACAATgggcttttgatattcaggggtTCAGAGTAGTCCAGGGCTTCCCCAAGGGTGCAGAGCTAGAAACCGTTGGGATTTAGATGTGAACCACAGTACACCTTGCTCCAAAGCCCATTTTCACTGTCAAAGTTGTGACTCTCACACACTGAGTGATCAATGAGTGTTGTCCTTTGATAATGCAATATCCATTGGGCTTAGACTTTGGCTCATTCTTTCCAAGAGTTGGGATGGAGTTAAATGAAAACAACCTTCTCTAATTTGGTGTTTAATGTACCTATTGGTGGACGACTTGCCAGAAATCTGAAGATGAACAGGAGACATTGGACAAACAGGTCCCCGTGGTTTTGGGACCTATGGCTTTGTCTGAATTTGCCCAGGTGTGCCAACGAGTTCCTCTAAATAGTCAGAATTTCCAGTACCATTCACAATGTCTCCATGTGCATCAAATACATGACATAACtcacgggggaggggagaggtcagGAAATGCCAACTCTTCTAtgtgcaaaagaaagaatttggttataagtaaaatggaaaattttttataGGGAAAAATCTCATAGAGCTGTTTTACTTAGAGATGCAGTCATGCAATATGGTAcctaaaaagtatttaaaattcttgCCTGAAGCTTCTTAGaaagagtaaaaggaaaataagttgactctggccaatgaaatgttaATGGTTTTTCCTGAAGTATTAATCTACTGAACAAATGTTGAGAATGAAAGAAGCACATATATAAAGGCTAGGAAAGAGCcaagatttatatattttctactgTTGCTTCTGATATTTGAGCCTGGGCAAATGACTTAACCAAATCTCAAGTCCCGAAGAGAACCATATTGAAGCACAgatggaaatagaaaacacatgGATATTTCAATTACAAGAGATATCTCTTATTTCTTGTCCTTTTTCTGAAGAACAAATCTCTCCCCATTTGGGGTCTATAACCATTTAACGTCCATTTTCTCATCTACGAACTTAATTTCAGAGCCCAGGACTCTCAGAAATCATTTGGTCCAATGTCTCATTTTGTAAATGGGAACATTTGAGATTCCAAGAGGTTATAGTGACTTGCCGAATGTCATGTGCTCAATTAGAACACATAATATTAAGATTTCCATTAAGTGGGAAGGTACTGACCTAGGAGTGGGAGAAGCTGGATTCTATTTACCCATTAATGAGCCCTTCTGCTTGTGGTTGGATCGGTTTGAAAAATCCTTCCCTCTTTGAAGGGGCTACAATTCTGTGCATGTGAGAGCACCAGTAGTTTGTCGGCTTGTCATTCTTGCAAACTCAGTAGCTTTCTTTGCAGTTATGATGTGGCCATGACAATGACTACATTAGACAACACCCCTTGAGTGTTTAGCAcgacagtgcttggcacatagcacGTGCTCGGTAAACGAAGGCTGCCGTCGGTATTGACATAAAGCAACCAGAGCTGGTGTCTCCAAGCAGGTCTATAAGAAGGCATTCCCTCCTCTGGGCAGATGCAGCCCAAGTGCCAAGGCCCACATCAAGACAGGATGGTTGTGGGTCTGactttaaacacaaaaataaaagaaagcattttctaGCCAGCCTTGCTGATAGTGACAGCCAATGATATGTTGAAGTGTTTGTCAAAATGTAGGCCTTCTAGAAAGCTCTTGGGGGGGGGCAGCCTACTTAGATAGGTTGGCAAGGATATTTTTGCTCTTTCCCTCTTTGCCTTCTTTCTGTCTGGAATGCAAAAGCAATGGCTGGGGTGTCAGCAGCTTACTATGATCATGAGGAAAGGGTGGGTAAAGGACTTTCAGAGATTCAGTCCTTCAGCCACTGTGTCAACGGCCTCCAGACTTCTTGTTTCATAAGGAAAATAAACTCATGCACATTGTTATTAAAATGCAGTTCCTAACCCATACACTCTCAAAAATCAATTGCACTTTTCTCTGAACATACATTTGTAGGTCTTCGCTTGCCCCTGGCCAGGAACTTAGGGCTCCTAAGTTAGGTGCTTATTAGCAGtcacttaggttttttttttttgcctcaagggccttgctactcaaagtgtggtccgaGGACCAGAGGTAGGCATTAATACCGCGTAGGAGCTTATTAGAAACGCAGAATCTCCAGCCCTGGTTCCAACCTACtgcatcagaatctgcatttttaccaGAATTCCCAGTGCTTTCCATTATGTATTAAAGTTTGAGGCTCTGGACTAGACTTCCAGGATGTGCTCTGCCACCCTTCTTAAACACTGCGGTCAGAATCATCTAAGGCACGGCTAGTCACATCACTCTCCTTCTCAAAAACATTCCAGGGCTCCTGCCTGCCTGCAGACTAAGGTTTAGACTCCTTCGCCTGACAAGCAAGGTCTGCTGTGATCTCGTGTTGTCCTGGATATGCCCATCAACGTGTCAGGCTTGCAAGTAACAGGTAGGCAATAAGTAATTttctgcacacacacagagaaatgagTTCACCTGAGAAACGACACATTCCTCAATCCTGGCTTTCTCACGGTAGGCATTGGGAATACAGTGAGACCCAAAAGCAGGCGCAGTGGCTGGCTTGCCTTCAAAGAACTTAGAGACTAGTTAGGACAggacctttaaaaagaaataaaaactatataatgaCGAAGTATAAGGGCTAAGAAGGGAATGAACAGAGGGCAGGGATACAGAGTAAGACAGGCAAGGATTCTCTAGGAATAGGGAACCTGCCGTGGAGtgagtccaggcagagggaagagcacgTGCCAGGCGAGCCCTCCGGTGTGTCTGAGAATCAGAACAGGGGCTGCTTTTTCAGGCTCgcccagaaaataaataaataaataaataaataaataaatctcctgGGAGGAAGGTGGCACCTTCCAAGTACACCTTGCAAGTCACTTAAGAGGAAACGCTGAATTTCTTTTCCCTGGTACGTGTCTTCGCTGGGATAGCCGGTGAGTTAGAGAGCAGGGTGTGCCACAGAGTCGCTGGGGTCCAGCCCTGGGAATCAGGCCAAGCAGAATTCGAACCCAGCTCCGCCACTTCCCGGCTCTCAACTCCCTCGCTGTCCTAGCCTGAGCTTCCTCGGGTAAGAAGTCGGGTGGGGACAGTACCAACTTTGGCCTTACTGCGGAGGCAAATGCTGCTTGCAAAGCTCCTGGCACCGCGCCAGCGGCCCCGGGCTCACCTGAGTACTAGCGGTTTTAGGGTGGCCGTGATGATGACTGCCACCGTCAATCACTGTCGGCTTTCGGGCAGAAGGCTCGCGCCCCGATATTCCTGCCCCCCTGCGGCCTCCCGACCCCGCCACGCCAGGCAACCACCCCCGCGCACAGCCACCGTGACCCCGGCGCGGGCGCCGCCGCGGGACCCCCGTTACCTGGGGCCAAACGCGACTTGTCGCCGCCTTGCGTCCtgggcccagcctccctcccggcCGCCTCCCGAGCCCGCAGCTGGCGCGGCGGCGGCGCCCCCAGCCCAGCCGGCCCGGGCGGTGCGGGATGCCGCGGCGGCGCCGCGCGCtccggcggaggggagggggctccgcggcggcggcggcggcgggcccggcggggggcagagccaggaggcgcggcggcggcggcgaaggcggaggaggaggaagaggaggaggaggaggaggcggaggaggaggatgCGGGGGGctgcgggcggcggcgcggcccTGTCCGCAGTGAAGCCCGCGGCGCCCGGGGCGCAGGGAGTGGCCGTCGCCTCCCGCGCGCACCATTCCTGagatggcggcggcggcggcgcggcgcggggcgcggagcgggggccggcggggcgcgggCTGAGACCGGCGCCCGAGCTCGCGGGGCctgcggggcgcggggccgggcgggagCGGGCGGCGGCCTGCGGGGCGCGGGGCCTGCACGAGCGGGCGGGCGGcctgcggggcgcggggcgcggggcctgCGGGGCGCGGCCGGAGGGGAGGCCGCGATGGCGAACGCGAGCGAGCCGGGCGGcgttggcggcggcggcggggccgagGCGGCCGCGCTGGGCCTCAAGCTGGCCGCGCTCAGCCTGCTGCTGTGCGTGAGCCTGGCGGGCAACGTGCTGTTCGCGCTGCTCATCGTGCGGGAGCGCAGCCTGCACCGCGCGCCCTACTACCTGCTGCTCGACCTGTGCCTGGCCGACGGGCTGCGCGCGCTCGCCTGCCTGCCGGCCGTCATGCTGGCCGCGCGCAGGGCCGCGGCCGCCGCGGGGGCGCCGCCGGGCGCGCTGGGCTGCAAGCTGCTCGCCTTCCTGGCCGCGCTCTTCTGCTTCCACGCCGCCTTCCTGCTGCTCGGCGTGGGCGTCACCCGCTACCTGGCCATCGCGCACCACCGCTTCTACGCCGAGCGCCTGGCCGGCTGGCCGTGCGCCGCCATGCTGGTGTGCGCCGCCTGGGCGCTGGCGCTGGCCGCGGCCTTCCCGCCCGTGCTGGACGGCGGCGGCGACGGCGACGAGGACGCCCCGTGCGCGCTGGAGCAGCGGCCCGACGGCGCCCCGGGCGCGCTcggcttcctgctgctgctggccgCCGTGGTGGGCGCCACGCACCTGGTCTACCTGCGCCTGCTCTTCTTCATCCACGACCGGCGCAAGATGCGGCCCGCGCGCCTCGTGCCCGCCGTCAGCCACGACTGGACCTTCCACGGGCCCGGCGCCACCGGCCAGGCGGCCGCCAACTGGACGGCGGGCTTCGGCCGCGGGCCCACGCCGCCCGCGCTCGTGGGCATCCGGCCCGCGGGGCCCGGGCGCGGCGCGCGCCGCCTGCTCGTGCTGGAGGAGTTCAAGACGGAGAAGCGGCTGTGCAAGATGTTCTACGCCGTCACGCTGCTCTTCCTGCTGCTCTGGGGGCCCTACGTGGTGGCCAGCTACCTGCGCGTCCTGGTGCGGCCCGGCGCCGTGCCCCAGGCCTACCTGACGGCCTCCGTGTGGCTGACCTTCGCGCAGGCCGGCATCAACCCCGTCGTGTGCTTCCTCTTCAACCGGGAGCTGAGGGGCTGCTTCAGGGCGCAGTTCCCCTGCTGCCAGGGCCCGCGGACCGCCCGGGCCACCCAGCCCTGCGACCTGAAAGGCCTCGGCCTCTGAGCGCCCCGGCCTAGCGCCGCCACCTCCCGCGCGCGGCCTGGCCCTGCGGCCTGGACAGTCAGTGACGCCGCCGGTTCCTGCCCTTCCGCCCCCCCCTCCAGTTCCCCAAGCTGCCTTCGAAGTGACTCTCAACGGGGACAGACACCTGGCCCGCACGCACCCCCCTGTGCgccctgggcaggggtggggcgcaGGGGGTGCGGCCCACCCCGCCCGGCGGCACCCTGGTCCTCCTAGACGCGCCTCCTTCCTCCTGACAATAGGCCCTGCAGTCCTTTTGTACTGGTTCTGACAGTCTTTTATTCCATGTgtgattacttttttctttttctataaaggttCAACTGATTTTCCTCATGCAACGTTTCCTAAAGACCATGGCCAGTTTTCTACAGAAGCTATTTTTGACAACCTCAAGTGGCATTACATTTTGCAGTGAGGCAGAGGGaccagggggtggggtgggggacttCACAAGTCAGATTTCTTGAGGGCCTTCTGTTGGAAGCAGGAGAAATGGGGGTTGGAGGAGGGGTGGCGGGGAGTTGTCTTAAATCCCCTCCGGAGAACGGCCAGCTGCGGGGTCGGCTGTGCGCGCGCCGGTTCTCTGGAAGGGTCGAGAACTTTGTGCAGGGTCGACGATGAACTTGAGGGGCAGCGATGGAGACCAGTAGCAAGGCAGTCACTTTTAAAAGCAGGAACAAGTGAGGTTTGGCCGCTAGTTTACTCTGCACTCTCAGAAAAACACACAGTGACAACTGCTCTCTGTATCATGCCAGTCTCGAATGGAAACATTTCTGTAAAGTTGTGACTTTTCAAAGAGTAAACAGTGTTTTGGTCAGTGATGGTGTGGAGAAAATTACAGTATTGCATGTGCTTGTGCGTGCCGATTGATTGTGGCTTGAGGGTTGGGAGGGCTCCGAGAAGCAGAGTACCGAGTCAGACTTGCTTAGGCAttttttgccaattaaaaaaaattaagataattttatgGAAACGGCTTGTGCTTTGAGAAGCCCAGTTTTATTCTGTCTTATGAAACTAATTTCCACTTTGAAGATTGTTCTGTTGTTCATGGTATAAATGAATGGAATATGATGATACCCTTATTTCTAGAAGACAAAGCATTTCCTTAAAATGTTTGCTAGGATAAGCTGTGCTGTTCTACTGATGGTCgttttaaattaataatgagaactataatttaaatgacatttctttGTTAGACATTGTCATCTTAGACTGAAAGACTGAATTCTGCAAGTACTATATGATATTTTTTGCTTATAAtgctacatttttattaatgtacCTTCCGTTTTGAGGATTTATATCTGTATTTCTCTTTGCATTATACAAATATACCAGTATTTTCATTCTGGAGCGAGTATGCTGTTGTATGAGGCAGTGACTGATACTAACATATGTCTGAGTATGttactcattttcttttcacCTTTTAGTGCGTGCTATTTAGTCCTGGGTTTCATAGTTTGATCATCAGTATACCCCAGACATTTggagtgggatttttttttaacttaaaatgcaAGATAAAAATCTTCAAATCTTCTCTTTAAAGGGAAGCAATAGACATATAAGccactttaaaattctttttatttgtgtgaCAGAATTTCAGTTACTATATATTAAATGACATAAGAAacgttttaaaacagaaaatatgactCTAAGCAAAGTAaccattttgataaaaataaatacaaagtggGTGCAGTAGCTATACTGAGTTTTAGTTAAGTACaatattaaactatttaaatGTTCAGTCCAAAAGGGCTAAGTAGTAAGAGAGTGTGGCCAATCTATCTCCGGTAAGTGggaagcattattttattttgtttgtgaaaGTTaatcattctgtgaagccagtcTCATGTTTGGAAAGGATGAATAACAATAACCCCATTTCTTCCCGTGTCCTAAGTCCAAGTAGACCTTAATATTCCATGGGCTAGggccggggcgtggtggctcacccctgtaatcctaacacactgggaggccgaggtgggaggattgctcgaggtcaggagtttgaaaccagcctgagcaagagcgagaccccatctctactaaaaatagaaagaaattaattggccaactaatatatatagaaaaaattagccgaacatggtggcacatgcctgtagtcccagccacttgggaggctgaggcaggaggatcgcttgagcccaggagattgaggttgctgtgagctggtctgatgccacggcactgtagcccaggcaacagagtgagactctgtttttaaaaaaaaaaaaaaaaaaatccaggggcTACTCATCAGAAACCTCAGCCAACCCAGAGACGCAGAGGCCCAGGAAATAAATCTCTCCTCATCGAACCTTCCGAGGGATCCACCTCTATTTATTCCAGGAAACAGAGGTCAGCAAGCCTGTGTGCTATGCAGAACATGTCACGCCTCGTGTGGCCACAGGAAGCCAGGCCCTCACGGCCAACTCCTGAGCCACCTGGCTGCAACAGAGACGCCCTGTTGACCCTACATAGCTTTCAATTCagggaatattttttcctgggataATGGATAAGCCAGAGGTTCTTCAATGCTAACATTCATGCAAACTACCTTAAGTGCTGGCGTGGTCCAGAGAGTCTTGCTAGGAGTTGCTCACTGAGACCTGGGAGaaagcatttttaacaagctccttgGATGACGGGGGACTCACCTCCGGGTCTTTCTTTGGACATGAATTTAATTTAGAGGCATTGTGTACAAACTCGGTtacctgagttttttttttttttttgtatttatgtttctaAATTCTGATTAGGTGGGAGAAGGCGAAATTTCTAGTGACACAATTATTTCTGCCAAGAAATTTCAGGTGAGAATGGCAAGAGATAACAGCCAACCCCAAAGATGAAAGAATgaactgagagagagagataagccGTTTAGGAGAAAGTATTGGGTAGGGCCAAAGAGCACCTCCAAGCTCAATGGGTCAATGACTCTATTAACATGCAGTTTGTTAATTAATCAAAAATTATCAAGAAGAGGTTAGTTGTGTCCAGATTGCTCATTGTACCAGGAGAGGTACAGTGTATCTGGGGAAGCGTCCATTAAAATagctcattttgtttctttgggaaaTTAATTTAGCACAACTAAATGAATCGTATACTTGAAGCAATAGAAAATAGGTTTCTTGTACGTACATCTTTGCATGTTATGGCATCGAATTATTGGGTCAAAACCAAGCATTTTTAGGCCTCTTGATATGTCAAAAAGCTTTGCagagagattatatatatatattacttatatatagGTAAAATGTATATGAATCTACACCTGACATATtcgttattttaaaaatgtcatatttcaaGTAAAGTGAGGAAGCACATAACAAATCAATAACAATGATAAATAATCTGTTTCCACTATTCAACCCTACTAAATCTTGTCAGTTTCGCTATATTGgtttctacttttccttttctcttgtccatttccttttcctttctatttttccttccttcttttctccctccctttctttctccttctccttccctccttccttccttccttccttccttccttccttccttccttccttccttccttccttccttccctccctccctccctcccttcctcccttcccttccctccctccctccctccctccctccctccctccctccctccctccctccctcccttccttccttccttccttccttccttccttccttccttccttccttccttccctcttccttccctcttcctttcctccctcccttccttcctttctccctccctccctcccttcctttcttctttccttccttccttctttcctcccttcctcccttcctttttccattcctccctccttatttccctccctccttttcttctctctctctctctgtctctctttaaagaaataaaacatgacacAATTATTTCTTCCAAGTCCCTGATCTCGCCATCAGCCCTCTACATTCTCAAATGCCCTGCCCCCCTAAGAGATGACAAGGTCCTAGGTCCCAGGGCTGACTCATGCTTAATTTTGCAGGTGCATCATTgggtggcagggctgggtccACCCCGTTTTTCCAAGGCCTACAGGATGGAGAGGAAAACTCTGAGCCTTTCACTGTCCGGCTTCTCCGCCACCCTGCACATCCTCCCTCTGTATTCTCATCTCTCCCTCTCGGGTTAATTTTACACAGCTCTCCGCTCTTCCTGGAAAGCCCAGGCCCCTATTTCTGCCTGGGAATTCCTCACCAATCCCTCGAGAGCAGGTGTAACAGTCACAATATTTAACCACTGGGATGCAAGGGCGTAACTTACCTGTACGTGCCAGGGTGCTGGCTGAACATCGGGTCCTTGCTGGACTTTTGGGAGCCCTTCTTGGTCCAGTCGTGCCTCCCCTGGGCTGCCAGGGTGTGTTGTTTGCCCTGATGAAGTCTGCTCTTTGGCACCTGGCACGCACTGTCATTGGCTCCTGGCTCCCCCTGCGGTCTaatcccctcccaccctcttctCAGACCCTGCACTCGGTCACTCCAAGTCGCTGGCCGTGCCCAGAACAGACCACACCGTGTCATGTCCTCATGGCTTTGCATGTGTTATTCCTTATGTCCAACCTCCCTGCTCCCCCTTTCCCATGCTTCCCCCAAAGTACCTGGACCTGCTAAGCTTCCAGACGTAAAAGAGTGAACTGGACGCAGAGGGCAAACGCCTGGCCTCTGTAGACAGGGGGAGAGTGTCCCAGTGCAGACCCTGCACGGTCTCCAAAGCTCCAGACTCAATCATTAGATCCAAGTGCCGTGGCTGCCTAAGCAGCAGACTTACCGTCCTACCAGCATTTTAATCTGTCTGTGCGCATTGAGGGGGCTGGGCTTATAAATGCAGCAGAGCCAAAATATTGCTCTCTATTCACCTGTCACTCTGTGCGGGTTGCCAAGACTACTGGACTTCAGGACCCTCTCCCTCCGGGGAGAGCGAGGCAATGGGAAACCATCTCCGCCCACCCACCTCGCAGTCCCATAGCAATAACCTTTGCACAGCTTCGTAGCTGCTTCAGGAGTAAACATAACTTGATCTGACTTCGAGGGGTTTTTATGCTCTTCCTCCCACTTGGAAAAGACTTTTGAAGTCTAACTCAGCCCACAAAGGGaactctctcctccccccttcaTTCCTTTTGGGATATTGTTGGGTAAGGATGTGATGCTTGGAGCCACAACAGCCATTTTGCAACCATGAGGAGAGACACTGTCAACACAGTAAAGATAGCaggacagaaagataaaaaatgacaGGCACCTGTTATACCATTCTTGTGCCGCTTAACCATGTGCCGCTAAACCTTGTGCCGCTAACTCATCCCTTTAGACTTCcggttttgaaataaaaactactGTTGTTTCAGTCATTAATATTCaggaagcaaaaaaataaaaaataaaaaaaataaacaataaaaaaaatattcaggaagcCTGTTACTTGAAGCAACAGATAAGTGCAACAATACCTAAAATCACTCCGTCCCCCCCACCCCTTGAATAGGTATGTTTGATATCCTGGGCCTGTCTTCACAAGTTTGTGAAAATCAGacttatttaattcatttgttccGACTATCAGACTACTCTGCCTGTTGCTAACTGTGAAATTAACCTGGCTCTAGCAAAATGATGAGATTGGTTTGACATAGTTTCTCAGGTTGAAATAAGTCCGgctgattcaaaaaaaaaaaaaaaatacctattacTAGGCCAGCTCTGTTTAATTGCATTTTACAATATCCTTTTGATCAGCGtacatttaaactttttagaTATCATCAACCTAATCAGAGGCGTCTAGGAAACCACCTGAAGCGTCCATCCAATGAGGAGATATTGAACACTAACAAGGAGACGGTGTCTGTGTTGGGCAATGCAGACAGACACAGGGATCAGGAAAACATAGTTCTCTTGCTAACGGGTTAGCAAGCGGGTTGGGGAAACTTGGCACATACGCCCCAAACCATAAAGCAAGGCAGAACATCATAGATGCCAAGAGACGGGTCTATGCAAAGAGCTCGGGGATACTGAGGAGGCCAGACACCAAAATAGACTGTCTACAAAAGGTCCTGGGCCTTATATCTCTGATTACCCAGTTGAGGAAAGAAGGAAACCCAGGAAGACTGGAACCAAAATGGGCCAGGTTCCACCGTCTCCCTCCCTGCCAGGTTCTCATATTTCTTTCTAGCTCCTTCTGCACTCTCCACGCCCCGGAGTGCATTTCTCAAATCCATTTCTCTAAGTGAAACAAACCCACATAATTGCCTCTTCAAAGTTTTCGGTTCCAGTTCTACCCAAGCGCTCAAGAGCCAGCGAGGAATGTGGTCATCTTAACAGAGGAAGTTTATTTTACACAAAATCTTGCTGTTGCGAGAAGAGCCAGCAGAGATGCTGTTGATGAGTGATGTCGGGACTGGACAGAAATCACAAGTAGCCGGCCCTGCAAAGGATCGCCCCAGCCCTGCAAAGGATCGCCCCAGCCCTGCAAAGGATCGCCCCAGCCCTGCAAAGGATCGCCCCAGCCCTGCAAAGGATCGCCCCAGCCCTGCAAAGGATCGCCCCAGCCCTGCaaaggttgggggaggggggagtggaaTTATGACAGGTTTATACTGCAGAAAAGGgtgttttgtgcttttgtttaaGAGAAAAGGCATCCTACACCAAttcatctggaaaaagaaaaaaaaaaaaaaaaaaagagaaaaggcagcaGGTGGTGGGGAAGGCTTAATAGGTACCCAGCAAACCCTGCATGCTGGCCTTGGGCATTTAAGGTAAATAAACAGCTTAATATTTGTACCCGAAAGCCCAAAGTTTTGAAGTAAATTCAAATTACACAGAGAAATCatgcagaaaacattttaagttgCAATGTTCAGGGCATAAATGCAACATTCCTATTCACAGTAGCATTAAAGAGACACGTAATTTAAAGCTACTATTATACTATTTTGCTTTCAGGAGGAATAATCCAGCcatttataaattaagttttaGGTGGCCCGCCTATTCTAGGTGGAGAATATGTACACTGTTGGAAAACTGTGTATTTAAACATCTCCCTAATAACATTTATATTACCCAAATGATGCCGTTGTATGTTTAAAACTGTGTATTTAAACATCTCCCCAATAACATTTATATTACCCAAATGATACCCAAATGATGTTGTAGCTTTCTGGGATGGGAATCTTATTTTCAGCCAAGAAATGATGCCTGAGATGTCCACATTGTTTTTTGGTTGGAACCTACTAAAGATCAAtaaatggtttcattttcttGAGCATACGTATGTGCTGTAATTTCAGAGGACTCtgcaaaattatttatgtttcagTGCCCAGCTAAtccatgtctttttaaaaagttctatagGAATCACTA
The Microcebus murinus isolate Inina chromosome 28, M.murinus_Inina_mat1.0, whole genome shotgun sequence genome window above contains:
- the GPR27 gene encoding putative G-protein coupled receptor 27, giving the protein MANASEPGGVGGGGGAEAAALGLKLAALSLLLCVSLAGNVLFALLIVRERSLHRAPYYLLLDLCLADGLRALACLPAVMLAARRAAAAAGAPPGALGCKLLAFLAALFCFHAAFLLLGVGVTRYLAIAHHRFYAERLAGWPCAAMLVCAAWALALAAAFPPVLDGGGDGDEDAPCALEQRPDGAPGALGFLLLLAAVVGATHLVYLRLLFFIHDRRKMRPARLVPAVSHDWTFHGPGATGQAAANWTAGFGRGPTPPALVGIRPAGPGRGARRLLVLEEFKTEKRLCKMFYAVTLLFLLLWGPYVVASYLRVLVRPGAVPQAYLTASVWLTFAQAGINPVVCFLFNRELRGCFRAQFPCCQGPRTARATQPCDLKGLGL